The window AATGATGTTGTGTTCAAGCTCGTGTTCGGCAGGGAGGGCAACGAGGAGATTCTGGCGAGGCTGATCGATGCCCTCCTGCATTTCACCGGCGACCGGTGCATCGCCGAGTTGACCCTGCTGAGCCCGCTGAATCTGAAGGAGTTCCACGACGACA is drawn from Candidatus Ozemobacteraceae bacterium and contains these coding sequences:
- a CDS encoding PD-(D/E)XK nuclease family transposase, with protein sequence MADRKVYPLRNDVVFKLVFGREGNEEILARLIDALLHFTGDRCIAELTLLSPLNLKEFHDD